The window GTCGAGGCGGGGGTGTCGGAGTTCGGGACCGGCGTCACCACCGCCATGCGGCAGGTCGCCGCGGACGGACTCGGCCTGCCCGTGGACCGGGTCCGGTTCGTCGGTGGCAGCAGCGACCTGCCGAACATCACCGCCGCGGTCGGGTCCGCCGGCACCGGCGCGGTCAGCGCCGCCGTGCACCTGGCAGTCACCGAACTGCGTACCCAACTGATCGCGCGGGCCGTCGCCGACCAGCGGTCACCGTTGCACGGGGCGGACCCGGGGACGGTGACGGTGGAGGACGGCCGGATGCGGCTGCACGACCGGGCCGAGGTCGGCGAGACGTACGCGGAGATGCTGGCCCGGGGCATGACACCCGACGTCGAGGCACTCGGGGTGTGGACCCCGCCGCCACTGACCACCCCGTACGGCATGCACACCTTCGGGGCGCAGTTCGCGGAGGTCGCCGTCGATGCCGACCTGGGCCTGGTCCGGGTACGCCGGATGGTGGGGGTGTTCGCACCCGGTCGGGTGCTGAACCGGAAGACCGCGCACAGCCAGTTGATGGGCGGGATGTTGTGGGGGATGAGCCAGGCACTGCTGGAGGCCACCCTGATGGACCCGCGTACGGGCCGGTGGGCGAACCCGAGCTTCGGCGACTATCTGATCCCGGTGAACGCCGACGCGCCGGACGTGGTGGTGGAGACGATCGAGGTCACCGACACCGTGGTCAACCCGCTCGGGGTGAAGGGGGTCGGTGAGATCGGGATCGTCGGTGCCGCCGCCGCGATCGCGAACGCCGTACACCACGCGACGGGGCGGCGGATCCGCAAGCTGCCGATCAGCCTGGAGGATCTGCTGTAGGCGGGCCGGTCAGGTGCGGCGGGGGTGGCGGCGTGGGCGCGGGCCCCGGTCTTCGCTGATCTCCTCCACGACCTGGCAGGCGTTGTTGACCGGGTCGAGCTGGTCCGCGTGGATCGCCACCTGCTGGAGCAGGCTCTTGAAGGTCTCCTGGTCGCCGCCGAGGACCGAGAGGATGTCCGCCTCGGCCTTGGCGAAGGCGTTCTGCCGGTCCTGCCAGAGGGTCTGCCCGGCCTCGGTGGCGACCACCCGGCGGCTGCGCCGGTCGGCCGGGTCGGGCTGGCGGGAGACGAGTCCGGCGGCTTCCAGGTCGTCGATCAGGTAGGTGAGCACGGTCCGGTCGATGCCCAGTTGCGCGGCCAGGGCGCCCTGGTTCATGGCGAGGTTCTGGCTCGCCGACGCGACGACCTGGTAACCGCGGGGACCACCGGGCACGTCGTTGACGATCTCCTCCACCGCTCGCAGGTAGCGCCGGAGGATCACCCCGAGGGTCCACCCGAAGTCGTCCTTGAGCAGCTCGGCAGCGATCTGCTCGCTGCGGTCGGCAGACCCTGGAGCGCGCTGGGCGGTAGCTGCATCGTGGGGCACGGGACCAGTGTACCCACGGCGAAGATAATCTGTTAACAAGATGTTCTTGGGTGCCATAGTGTTGTAATCAAGATGATATAAGTCACAGCCTGGCGGATGGGGAGATGTTCTGTGCTTAATTTAATCGTCAACGCAGAACATCTTCTGGAGGTAGTAGTGAGCTTGTTCCGACTCGACTCGAGCATCCTTGGCGAGCGGTCCACGAGCCGCGCGGTCGCCGACACGGCCGAGAAGGCCTGGAGCCGCACCCACCCGAACGGCCGGATCGTCCGGCGCGACCTGGTCACGTCGCCCATCTCGGCGGACGTCTGGACCACGGCGGTCTCGGCCGGCTTCGTCCCCGCCGACCAGCGCACCGACGAGCAGGCTCGGGCCAAGGCGCTCGTCACGTCGCTGGTGGACGAGCTGCTCGACGCCGAGGCGTACCTGCTCGCCGTCCCGCTCTACAACTACGGCGTCTCCCAGCACGTGAAGTCCTGGATCGACCTGCTCCTGACCGACCCCCGGATCCAGGGTGCGGCCACGCCGCCGCTGGCCGGACGCCCGGCGGCACTCGTCACCACCCGCGGCGGCGGCTACGGCCCCGGAACTCCCCGCGAGGGCTGGGACCACGCCACCCCCTACTACCGCCGGATCTTCGGCGACCTGCTCGGGCTGGACCTGCACGTGAGCGAGGTCGAGCTGACCCTGGCGGAGTCCAACCCCGCGATGGCCGAGCTGCGCGACCTGGCCAAGCAGCAACTGGAGGCAGGCCACTCCTCCGCCGGCAAGCACGGCGAACTGCTCGCCCAGCACGTCCTCAGCCAGGCACGCTGACGTACGTCCTCGGGTCATGCCCCCGCGCCCGGTTCGGGCGCGGGGGCAGCGGCGGTTGACCACCACCCCTGCCAACGCCGGCGGCGGACGCGACCGTCAGGTGGGTGGGGTGGGGGTTTCCGGCACGGTCCGGCCGCGCGACCGGAGCGCGTCCGCGATCGCCACCCCGGCCAGTACGCCCGCGGCGGCGGCGCTGACCCCCAGCGGCGGTACGTGCAGCAGGCCCGGCACCAGCAGGGCCAGCGCGATCAGTCCGCCGATGCGGGACCAGGACACCCGGGCGAACACCTGGTATTCGAACTGGGACCGGCCGGCGAGGAAGAGCGCGGGACCGCCGAGGATGGTGTAGAGCCAGACCGGGGTGGTGTGCCCGAGCGGGTGGGCGATGGAGAGCTCGTAACCGACCGCGGTGAGCACGATGCCGGCGATCATGAACAGGTGCGAGAAGGACATCGACCGTCCGAACCGGCCCGGCTGCCGGGCCGTGGTGATCGCCAGCGGCAGCAGGTGACCGGCCTGGTGGAAGTAGACCCGCCAGATCAGCACGCTGGTCAGGAACGCGACCAGGAACGCGGTGGTCCGGTCGATGGCGAAGCTGGACCCGCTGAAGGTCAGCCCGATCACCAGGATCGACTCGCCCAGGGTGATCAGGAGGAACTGCTGGTAGCGCTCGGCCAGGTGCTCGCCGGCGATCGGGGTGTCGGTGGTGAGCGCCCGGCCCAGCACCGGGAGGGGCCAGCCCGCGATGGCCCCGCCGTAGTCGAGCAGGATGGCGATGGTCCAGAGCACCCCGCGTACGGCGACGTCGTCGACGACCCCGCCGAGCAGCCAGGGCACCGCGCTGAGTCCGAGCCAGACCGACACCCGGACCCCGACGTCGCGTGCCGCCCGGTGGGCGAAGAAGAGGAACACCGTACGGCCGATCTGGATCGTCACGTACGCCCCGGCGAAGATGATCGCCCGTTCGCCGAAGCCCTTCGGCACCGCGACCGCCATCACCATCGCGCCGAACATGGTGCCGACCACCACGAGTTGGATCGCCGGCTGGTCCGGGTCGAGCCGGCTCGTGATCAGCGAGGTGAACGTCCAGATCAGCCAGAGGGCCAGGAAGAGCAGCAGGGTCTGGCCGGCCTCGGACAGCAGGATCCGCCGCTCGGAGTTGAAGTCCGTGATCAGCCGTTGCGAGATCCGGGTCAGCGCGAAGACGAAGACCAGGTCGAAGAAGAGTTCGAGGAACGTGGCCCGTTGTGAACTCTCCGCGTCACGGAGCAGGCCGGCCTCCCCGGCACCGGTCACGGGGCGGCCATGCCGAAGACGTGCACGGCGCCCCCTCACCGATCGGCGATGTCCCAGTCCCAACGAGCCAGGACCCGTACGGACGTTGGGCCGCCTGCCGGTCGGTGGGCTGCGCCGGATCGGGCAGGTTCTGCTGTCATCTAACGATCCTCTGGTCTCCTAACAAGAGACCAGGGGTCTGCTAGCCTGGCCGGCATGGCTGACGAGGTGGTCGGGTTCCAGCGGGCACGCCGTCCGGAGCAGGTGAAACTCCGTCGCAACACCATCCTCGACACGGCCGCGGCGATGCTCGCCGAACGACCCGTGGCGGAGATCAGCCTGCGGGAACTCAGCGACCGGGTGGGTCTGGCGAAGTCGAACGTCCTGCGCTACTTCGACAGCCGCGAGGCGATCTTCCTCGAGGTGCTGGACGCCACGTGGACCACCTGGCTCGACGGTGTCGAGGTCGAGTTGGGGGCGGCCGTCGAACCGGGGAACCCGGCGCCGTACCAGCGGGAGACCCGGGTCGCGACCCTGATCGCCGACTCGCTGTCGAAACAACCCCTGCTCTGCGAGCTGATCAGCACCATGGTCGGCACCCTGGAACGGAACATCTCGCTCGACTCCGCCCGTACGTCCAAACGCCGGGCCGCCGCGAACACCGACCGCCTCACCGACCTCGTACGGGCACAACTGCCCCACCTGGGTCGCCCGGCAGCCGCGCACTTCGCCGGGGCGGCGCTTGTTCTCGTCGCCGGCCTCTGGCCCTCCGTGGCCCCCACCGAAGCCGTCGCCACCGTCACCGCCGAACTGGGTGCCCCACCCGCCGAGGTCTCCTTCCCGCACGACCTCCGCGAAGCCCTGGCCAACCAGCTCATCGGACTGTCAGTACGGGCCACGCTCGCGCCCGAGCACCCGTAGACCGGGTTCGCCAACTTTTTCCCCGGTTGGTGCAACCAGCCGGCCACCCGCGCCCGTCTTTGGGCGACGAAAGGAGCCGGGACGGGTGAGAGAGCAGGACGAGGAGGACTTTCGGCAGTTCGTCACCGCGCGGATGGACTCGTTGCGCGGGGTCGCGTACCTCACGTGCGGTGACTGGCACCGTGCCGAGGATGCGGTCTCGAACGCGCTGACCAAGCTCTACACGCGCTGGGGCCGGGTCAGCTCGCCGCACAGCTACGCGTACCGGATGGTCGTCCGGGCCGCGATCGACGAGGTGCGGCGGCCCTGGCGACGGGAGCGCTCCGCCGGCCACACAGTGGTGGAGCAGGCCGAGTCCGACCGGTCCGACGTGGTCGCCGAGCGACTCCGGATCCAGGCCGCGCTGCGCCGGGTGCCACCGGGTCAGCGCGCGGTGCTGGTGCTGCGCTTCTTCGAGCAGCTCAGCGTCGAGGAGGTGGCCGAGGTGATCGGGCGCAGTCCGGGGACGGTCAAGAGTCAGACCGCGCGGGGTCTGGCGACCCTGCGCTCGGTCTTGTCCGCGCAGGACGTCACGTTCGTTACAGGGGAAGGAGACGGAGAGAATGACAAGCGATCTGCACCAGTTGTTGACCACCGCGCAGTCGGACCAGCCGGCCGCGTCGTACACCGTTGACGACATCGTCGCGGCCGGACGTCGGCGTCGCAGCCGGCGGAAGTTCGGGCAGTGGACCGGGGCGACCGGCGGCCTCGCGGTCGTCGCGGTAGCCGTGGCCCTCGTCTCCCAGACGGGCACCGCGACCCCCGGCCGTGCGCCGGTGAACACGGCGGATGCCGGGCTCGCCGCGGCGGGGGCGGGAAGTGCCACCGCCGGGCCGACGCCGCTGACGTACACGTTCGCCGGCTACCGGGTCGGCGACTTCCGGGTCACCGACCCGTCGATGGCCACCCCCGGATACCAGAGTTCCATGATCTTCCAGGACAACGTGTACGTCGGCGACGGTCCGCCGATCGAGGACCACCTCGGCACGATGACGGTCTACCGTCCGGGGGTCTTCCGGCCGGACCTGTTCCGCGCCGGCACGCCGATCACCGTCGGCGGACGCCCCGGCTTCCAGACGGAGCTGCCGCGGAAGATCAGGGTGGGCAGCGGCGACCCGAACAGTCGTGAGGTGATCACCAAGCCCATCTCCGCTCCCGCCGTCGCCTGGCAGTACGGCGACGACGCCTGGGCGGTCATCGAGGCGCACGGGATCGGCCAGCGGAGCCTGCCGGTCACCGCGATCCGGCAACTGGCGGACGCGTTCCGGACCGCCGCACCGGCGCCGGTCCGGACGCCGTACGAGATCACCTACGTGCCGGCGGGGTGGCAGTTGGTGGCGGCGGGCAGCCACAACCTCATTCTCGGCGACGACGCGATCTCCCGGGTGGTGCTGGTCCGTACCGGCACCTCGTTCGACGCGCTGACCGCGCCGCTCAACTTCGAGGACGGGACGACGCCGACCGTGCAGATCATGGTCGCGCGGTCGGGCACCGAGGGTCCGTACCCGCACCCGGTGACGCCGGCCTGCCCGGAGGGGCAGTTCTTCTGCGACCTGCCGATCGGTACCAGCGGCTACTACGTCGAGGTGCACGACCAGTCGAGCACCCTGTCCGGCACGGAGATCCGGAAGATCGCCGACGGCCTGGTCTTCGCGACCGTCGACCAGCCGAACACCTGGCACGACGCAGTGACCGGCTGATTCCCGGCTGCCGGTGCCCCTACCGGCGGCGACAACGGGCCGGAGCCAGGGAAAATCCCACGGCTCCGGCCCGTTGTGCGTCTTGACCGGGCCGCCGGAACAGACCTTCCGGCGCACCGCCCCGGTTCTAGTCGGCGCGTTCCGGCAGCCGGTCCGCCCCGTCGAACGAGCCGGTGAAGGTCGAGGGACCGGCGGCCCGGCCGGCGACCACCGGCTCGTCGGTGCGGCGTTCCGGCTCCACGCCGTCCGCCCGGCGGATGTCGGCGAAGGCCCGGCGCAGCGACGTCCGCAGGGCGCGGCCCACCGGCTGTTCGACCAGGCGGTGGATGACGTACCCGACGGCGAGGACGGTCGCGACGGTCAGCACCAGCAGGACCGCGTCCGGGAGACGTCCGTGCAGTTTCCGGAGAATCGCGTACGCGAGGAAGAAGTGGACCAGATAGACCGGGTACGTGAGTGCGCCGATCGTGGTCGACCCGCGCCAGCGCAGCCAGGAGAACCACCCGAGGGCAATGGCTGTCATGACGGCGAAGAACACGGTCAGCAGCACGAGTGCGACGTTGAACCGCATCGGCACCTGGTGTTCGGCGAACACGATCCGCAGCGAGTTCGTGCTGAATATCCACGACGCCACGAGCATGCCCCACAGGAGCGGGTTGGGGCCGAACCGGTGCATCAGGTAGAGCACGATGCCGGCGACGAAGAAGTAGGTGTAGGTCGGTTCGAGAACGGTGGAGAGAATCCCGATGTTCTTGACCTGTACGAGGAGCGAGGCGGTCGTCCAGAGGAGGCAGAAGGCGACCACGCGTCGGTAGGTCAGGCCGAGCCGTACCACGATGGCGAAGAGCAGGTAGAACTTCAGTTCCACGAGCAGCGTCCAGTACACGGTGTCGATGTTCGGGACGCCGAGCAGGCCCTGCACCATGGTGAGGTTCGCGAGTACGGCGACCGGCGACGGACGTTCTGCGGCGGGCCACCAGAGCGTCAGCAGTGCCGTCGTGAGCAGCACCGCCAGGACGTACGCGGGCATGAGCCGGGTGACCCGGGAGATGAAGAACTCACTGGCGGACCGACCCCAGGAACTCATGCAGATGACGAACCCGCTGATGATGAAGAACAGGTGTACGCCCATCCAGCCGTACCGGAAGCCCTGGGCGATCAGGCGACCGAAGTAGGCGTCGGCGTCGACGCCGTAAACGAACTCCACGATCGGGATCAGGTGGTAGCCGAGGACCATTATGGCGGCGGAGAAGCGCAACAGGTCCAGCACGTACAGTCGCTGGTTCGTTGGTTTGCCCGTTTTTGTCGCGGTGGCCGCTGGTACGGCTATTCCTCGGGTGGCGTCCTCGATGGTCGCTGTCACTGGTCGCCGCCCTCCGCTTACTACCCGGCCCGCTTCGAAGCAGCACACTAGAGGCGCCGCCGGCTTTGCCACAACCCGACTTGACCACCGGGTGAACCGGGAAGCAGCGGAGCCCCGGTCGACCTGTACGGGTCGACCGGGGCTCCGCCGAGCGGGGCCTTCCTTCAGTCAGGTCAGGGGAGCTGCCAGATCTGGTTGCTCGTGTTGTAGCAGTCCCAGATCTGGAGCCGGGTGCCGTCGGCGGTGTTCTTGTCCGTGATGTCGAGGCACTTGTTGGACGCCGGGTTGATCAGCGTGCCGTTGCTCTGGCCCCGCCAGACCTGGGCGCCGCTGCCGTTGCAGTCCCAGAGCTGGATCTTGGCGCCGTTGGTGGTCGACGCGCTGGTGACGTCCATGCACTTGCCCAGGCCCCGGATGGTGCCGTCGGTGCTGACCGTCCAGCGTTGCGCGGTGCTGCCGTTGCAGGTGTAGAGCTGGATCGCGGCGCCGTTGGCGGTGCTGGCCGCCGCGATGTCGACGCACTTGCCGGCCAACCCGGTGATCTGACCGGTACGGCCGGTGGGCGGCGGCGTGGTGCCACCCATCACCGTGTCGTAGATCGCGCTGACCAGCGAGGTCGAGGTGTTCGTGTCCTGGGACAGCTCCCAGTTCATCATGCCGCCGGCGTTCGCCAGGGCCCACTGGGTCTTGCGCTTCACCGTCGGGATGCCGTTGTAACACTGCTGGGCGCCGTTGGCGGTGGTGCAGTCCCGGTTGGCGTTCGCCGGGTCCAGCGCGACGAGCTGGGTGTAGGTGAGGTAACCGGGGCGGCTGTAGAACGGCACGCCGAGGACCGTCTTGCTCGCCGGCAGGCCGCGGTTCTTCCAGCCCTGGGCGTTGCTGATCGACCAGTCGTAGTTCGCGTGCGGCTCACCGCCGTCGTACAACATGATGTTGAGGAAGTCGACGTAGCCGAAGACGGCCGGCTGGATGCCGTTGGCGGTGCCGCCACCCGAGACGACGGCGGCCGTGAGCAGCTTGCCGCGGCTGTGCATCGCGGTGCTGAGCTGAGACATGAGCAGGGTGTAGTTGTTGGCCGAGGTGCCCGGGTCGGGGTACTCCCAGTCGATGTCGACGCCGTCGAGGCCGTACTGGTTGACGAAGTTGACCATGTTGTTGACGAACGTCGTACGGGTGCCGGAGTTGGCCGCCAGCGCCTCGAAGGCGGAGTCGTTGCCGTCGTTCCAGCCGCCGACCGCGATCAGCACCTTGACGTTGTTGGCGTGCCCGAGCGAGACCAACTGCTGGAGCTTGCCCGGCTGGTCGACCGCCTGGAGGCTGCCGTTGGAGTTGGGCAGTACGAACGAGTAGTTGATGTGGGTCAACTTGTTGTACTGGATGTTCGCCACGTTGCCGGCCCACGAGGGCATGTAGCCGACGCTCTTGAAACCGTTGGGCAGGACCGCGGCGGCGGCCGGGGAGGCCGGCGCCACGGCGGTCACCGAGCCGGCGAGCGCGGTCACGAGAGCGAGCGCTCCGGTGAGGAGTCGGGACTTGCGAGTCCGCCCGGTTGGGCTGGAAGCGGGGGATGTGTCGGACATGTTTGACCTTTCGCGGCGTACACGCCATCGGCCCCACGCCAGGCGGGGCGGTGTCTTCGAGCGCTCGGCCGACCAGGGCCCGGGGCCGGATCGAGGCGGGGGTTTGGGGGTACTGCGTGGTGCTTCGCCTCAGGTGGCTGAAAGCTTAGGAAACTTAACTATTAAAAGTCAATGGATGTGAATTCCTCGAACCCGACGGCGGCGGGTACGTGCGGGGCAGAGCGTGCGCTACGCGGAGTCGCTACGGAGTGGACTCGACGCGGTGAGCGACGGCGAACACGGCCCTCGGGCCGACGACGATCACCCGCAACCCGGGCGCGGGTGCGGGTGCGATCGGGACCTGGCACGGTCGACCCCCGAGGCGTACCCGGTGCGGTCGACGGACGCGAAAAAGCCGGGTGGGGTGCTCCGAAATCGGAGCACCCCACCCGGCAGATCAGATCTGGACGTCAGGGGTTACGCAGTGCGTCCCTGGTGTCGTGGGCGGCGTCCTTGACGTGGTCGCCGGCCTGCTTCATCTGCGCCTCGGTACGCTGCGCGGCGCCCTCGGCCTGCAGACGCTCGTTGTCGGTGGCGTCGCCGACCTTCTCCTTGACGGTGCCGGTGACTTCCTCGGCCTTGTGCTTGATCTTGTCGCCAACGCTCACGGTGTCCTCCAAGTTTCGCTTCGAACAGTTTCGGTCTCCGCTGCCGGCATTAGTGCCCAGGACCGTCGGCGACGAAACACCCCCGCAACACGAGTGCCCGAGGACACCGCGGCACGAGCGACCCGAGGACACCGGTACGCGAGCGCCCCGAAAGCCCGGTTCCGGGCCGAGCCCGTACGGTGGCGGGGTGACATCCACGGTCAAGGTCACCTGGTGGGGGCACAGCACGGCCTGGATCGAGGACTCCGGGGTCCGGCTGCTGACCGACCCCGTCCTGCGTGACCGGGTCGCCCACCTGCGCCGGATGCGGGGGCCGACCCCGAAACTGCCCGGCGACCCGGACGCCGTACTCGTGTCGCACCTGCACGCCGACCACCTCGACGTCGCGTCGCTGCGCCGGCTGCCGGACCGGGTCGCGCTGATCGTGCCCGCCGGATCGCGCCCGTTCCTGCGGCGGCGGATGGGTACGGCCGCCGCCTCCCGCGCGGTGGAGCTGGCGCCCGGCGAGGAGTTCCGGCTCGACGCGATCACCGTCCGGGCCGTCCCGGCGGCGCACGACGGCGGCCGTGGCCCCTGGTCACGGCACCGGGCGATGGCGATCGG of the Micromonospora sp. NBC_01796 genome contains:
- a CDS encoding SigE family RNA polymerase sigma factor; its protein translation is MREQDEEDFRQFVTARMDSLRGVAYLTCGDWHRAEDAVSNALTKLYTRWGRVSSPHSYAYRMVVRAAIDEVRRPWRRERSAGHTVVEQAESDRSDVVAERLRIQAALRRVPPGQRAVLVLRFFEQLSVEEVAEVIGRSPGTVKSQTARGLATLRSVLSAQDVTFVTGEGDGENDKRSAPVVDHRAVGPAGRVVHR
- a CDS encoding MarR family winged helix-turn-helix transcriptional regulator; amino-acid sequence: MPHDAATAQRAPGSADRSEQIAAELLKDDFGWTLGVILRRYLRAVEEIVNDVPGGPRGYQVVASASQNLAMNQGALAAQLGIDRTVLTYLIDDLEAAGLVSRQPDPADRRSRRVVATEAGQTLWQDRQNAFAKAEADILSVLGGDQETFKSLLQQVAIHADQLDPVNNACQVVEEISEDRGPRPRRHPRRT
- a CDS encoding MBL fold metallo-hydrolase — encoded protein: MTSTVKVTWWGHSTAWIEDSGVRLLTDPVLRDRVAHLRRMRGPTPKLPGDPDAVLVSHLHADHLDVASLRRLPDRVALIVPAGSRPFLRRRMGTAAASRAVELAPGEEFRLDAITVRAVPAAHDGGRGPWSRHRAMAIGYTVHGEANTWFAGDTGLFDGMADLGPLDLALVPVGGWGPTLGLGHLDPVRAAEAVRLAAPRYAVPVHFGTFWPAGLVFRRGMFHEPGRRFVEHVATAAPGTRVTELQPGETLTVDPAP
- a CDS encoding CsbD family protein, with product MSVGDKIKHKAEEVTGTVKEKVGDATDNERLQAEGAAQRTEAQMKQAGDHVKDAAHDTRDALRNP
- a CDS encoding low temperature requirement protein A; amino-acid sequence: MTGAGEAGLLRDAESSQRATFLELFFDLVFVFALTRISQRLITDFNSERRILLSEAGQTLLLFLALWLIWTFTSLITSRLDPDQPAIQLVVVGTMFGAMVMAVAVPKGFGERAIIFAGAYVTIQIGRTVFLFFAHRAARDVGVRVSVWLGLSAVPWLLGGVVDDVAVRGVLWTIAILLDYGGAIAGWPLPVLGRALTTDTPIAGEHLAERYQQFLLITLGESILVIGLTFSGSSFAIDRTTAFLVAFLTSVLIWRVYFHQAGHLLPLAITTARQPGRFGRSMSFSHLFMIAGIVLTAVGYELSIAHPLGHTTPVWLYTILGGPALFLAGRSQFEYQVFARVSWSRIGGLIALALLVPGLLHVPPLGVSAAAAGVLAGVAIADALRSRGRTVPETPTPPT
- a CDS encoding glycosyl hydrolase family 18 protein, giving the protein MSDTSPASSPTGRTRKSRLLTGALALVTALAGSVTAVAPASPAAAAVLPNGFKSVGYMPSWAGNVANIQYNKLTHINYSFVLPNSNGSLQAVDQPGKLQQLVSLGHANNVKVLIAVGGWNDGNDSAFEALAANSGTRTTFVNNMVNFVNQYGLDGVDIDWEYPDPGTSANNYTLLMSQLSTAMHSRGKLLTAAVVSGGGTANGIQPAVFGYVDFLNIMLYDGGEPHANYDWSISNAQGWKNRGLPASKTVLGVPFYSRPGYLTYTQLVALDPANANRDCTTANGAQQCYNGIPTVKRKTQWALANAGGMMNWELSQDTNTSTSLVSAIYDTVMGGTTPPPTGRTGQITGLAGKCVDIAAASTANGAAIQLYTCNGSTAQRWTVSTDGTIRGLGKCMDVTSASTTNGAKIQLWDCNGSGAQVWRGQSNGTLINPASNKCLDITDKNTADGTRLQIWDCYNTSNQIWQLP
- a CDS encoding FMN-dependent NADH-azoreductase codes for the protein MSLFRLDSSILGERSTSRAVADTAEKAWSRTHPNGRIVRRDLVTSPISADVWTTAVSAGFVPADQRTDEQARAKALVTSLVDELLDAEAYLLAVPLYNYGVSQHVKSWIDLLLTDPRIQGAATPPLAGRPAALVTTRGGGYGPGTPREGWDHATPYYRRIFGDLLGLDLHVSEVELTLAESNPAMAELRDLAKQQLEAGHSSAGKHGELLAQHVLSQAR
- a CDS encoding acyltransferase family protein, producing the protein MTATIEDATRGIAVPAATATKTGKPTNQRLYVLDLLRFSAAIMVLGYHLIPIVEFVYGVDADAYFGRLIAQGFRYGWMGVHLFFIISGFVICMSSWGRSASEFFISRVTRLMPAYVLAVLLTTALLTLWWPAAERPSPVAVLANLTMVQGLLGVPNIDTVYWTLLVELKFYLLFAIVVRLGLTYRRVVAFCLLWTTASLLVQVKNIGILSTVLEPTYTYFFVAGIVLYLMHRFGPNPLLWGMLVASWIFSTNSLRIVFAEHQVPMRFNVALVLLTVFFAVMTAIALGWFSWLRWRGSTTIGALTYPVYLVHFFLAYAILRKLHGRLPDAVLLVLTVATVLAVGYVIHRLVEQPVGRALRTSLRRAFADIRRADGVEPERRTDEPVVAGRAAGPSTFTGSFDGADRLPERAD
- a CDS encoding TetR/AcrR family transcriptional regulator, which produces MADEVVGFQRARRPEQVKLRRNTILDTAAAMLAERPVAEISLRELSDRVGLAKSNVLRYFDSREAIFLEVLDATWTTWLDGVEVELGAAVEPGNPAPYQRETRVATLIADSLSKQPLLCELISTMVGTLERNISLDSARTSKRRAAANTDRLTDLVRAQLPHLGRPAAAHFAGAALVLVAGLWPSVAPTEAVATVTAELGAPPAEVSFPHDLREALANQLIGLSVRATLAPEHP